One part of the Pandoraea faecigallinarum genome encodes these proteins:
- the atpA gene encoding F0F1 ATP synthase subunit alpha, translated as MQLNPSEISELIKSRIQGLDSGAEVRNEGTVISVTDGICRIHGLSDVMQGEMLEFPGNTFGLALNLERDSVGAVILGEYEHISEGDTVKCTGRILEVPVGPELKGRVVDALGQPIDGKGPINAKETDAIEKIAPGVIWRKSVSQPLQTGTKAIDAMVPIGRGQRELIIGDRQTGKTAVAIDTIISQKGKGVTCVYVAIGQKASSIMNVVRKLEEHGAMEYTIIVTATASDSAAMQFIAPYSGCTMGEYFRDRGEDALIIYDDLTKQAWAYRQISLLLRRPPGREAYPGDVFYLHSRLLERAARVSEEYVEKFTNGAVKGQSGSLTALPIIETQAGDVTAFVPTNVISITDGQIFLETDLFNAGIRPAINAGISVSRVGGAAQTKVIKKLSGGIRTDLAQYRELAAFAQFASDLDEATRKQLERGRRVTELLKQPQFAPLQVWELAVSLFAANNGYLDDLEIAQVLPFEKGLREVLKTSHGALIGRIEETKDLSKDDEAALHAAVKDFKKTGAY; from the coding sequence ATGCAACTCAATCCCTCTGAAATCAGCGAACTGATCAAGAGCCGGATTCAAGGTCTCGATAGCGGCGCCGAAGTCCGTAACGAAGGCACCGTGATCTCGGTGACGGACGGCATCTGCCGCATTCACGGTCTGTCGGACGTGATGCAGGGCGAAATGCTCGAATTCCCGGGCAACACGTTTGGTCTGGCACTGAACCTCGAACGCGACTCCGTCGGCGCCGTGATTCTGGGCGAGTACGAGCACATCTCGGAAGGCGACACCGTCAAGTGCACGGGCCGCATTCTTGAAGTGCCGGTCGGCCCGGAACTGAAGGGCCGCGTCGTTGACGCACTGGGCCAGCCGATCGACGGCAAGGGTCCGATCAACGCGAAGGAAACCGACGCGATCGAAAAGATTGCCCCGGGCGTGATTTGGCGTAAGTCGGTGTCGCAGCCGCTGCAAACCGGTACGAAGGCTATCGACGCCATGGTGCCGATCGGCCGCGGCCAGCGTGAGCTGATCATCGGTGACCGCCAGACGGGTAAGACCGCTGTGGCCATCGACACGATCATTTCGCAGAAGGGCAAGGGCGTGACCTGCGTCTACGTCGCGATCGGCCAGAAGGCTTCGTCGATCATGAACGTGGTGCGCAAGCTCGAAGAGCACGGCGCGATGGAATACACGATCATCGTGACCGCCACCGCTTCGGACTCGGCCGCCATGCAGTTCATCGCACCGTACTCCGGTTGCACGATGGGCGAATACTTCCGCGACCGCGGCGAAGACGCGCTGATCATTTATGACGACTTGACCAAGCAAGCCTGGGCCTATCGTCAGATCTCGCTGCTGCTGCGCCGCCCGCCGGGCCGTGAAGCTTACCCGGGTGACGTGTTCTATCTGCACTCGCGTCTGCTCGAGCGTGCTGCCCGTGTCTCGGAAGAGTACGTCGAGAAGTTCACCAACGGCGCAGTCAAGGGCCAGAGCGGCTCGCTGACGGCACTGCCGATCATTGAAACGCAAGCCGGCGACGTGACCGCATTCGTTCCGACGAACGTGATCTCGATTACCGACGGCCAGATCTTCCTGGAAACCGACCTGTTCAACGCAGGCATCCGTCCGGCAATCAACGCCGGTATCTCGGTGTCGCGTGTGGGTGGTGCCGCTCAGACGAAGGTCATCAAGAAGCTGTCGGGCGGTATCCGTACCGACCTCGCACAGTACCGTGAGCTGGCTGCGTTCGCGCAGTTCGCCTCGGATCTGGACGAAGCGACCCGTAAGCAACTCGAGCGCGGCCGCCGCGTGACGGAACTGCTCAAGCAGCCGCAATTCGCGCCGCTGCAAGTGTGGGAACTGGCCGTTTCGCTGTTCGCCGCCAACAACGGCTATCTGGACGATCTCGAAATCGCTCAGGTCCTGCCGTTCGAAAAGGGTCTGCGTGAAGTTCTGAAGACCAGCCACGGCGCACTCATCGGCCGTATCGAAGAGACCAAAGATCTCTCGAAGGACGACGAAGCTGCCCTGCACGCTGCGGTCAAGGACTTCAAGAAGACCGGCGCTTACTAA
- a CDS encoding F0F1 ATP synthase subunit delta — MAELATIARPYAEALFRVAKSGDLNRWSQLVRELAQVAALPEVANLADDPKVSPSQVVDVLTAAVKSTDAEVRNFAAAVVENGRLAAMPEIAGQFEALKNAAAGSADATIESAFPLEGEQLTSLVKGLEHKFGCKLNPSVTVDPSLIGGVRVVVGDEVLDTSVRARLAAMRTSLTA; from the coding sequence ATGGCCGAACTCGCTACCATCGCTCGTCCGTATGCCGAAGCGTTGTTCCGCGTGGCCAAGTCCGGCGATCTGAATCGCTGGTCGCAGCTCGTGCGCGAACTGGCGCAAGTGGCAGCGCTGCCCGAAGTGGCCAACCTGGCCGACGATCCGAAGGTCTCCCCGTCGCAAGTCGTCGACGTGCTGACCGCTGCCGTGAAATCGACCGACGCCGAAGTGCGCAACTTCGCCGCCGCCGTGGTCGAGAACGGCCGTCTGGCTGCCATGCCGGAAATCGCCGGACAGTTCGAAGCGTTGAAGAACGCTGCTGCCGGTTCGGCAGACGCCACGATCGAAAGCGCCTTCCCGCTCGAAGGCGAGCAATTGACCTCGCTGGTCAAGGGCCTCGAGCACAAGTTCGGCTGCAAGCTCAACCCGAGCGTGACGGTTGATCCGTCGCTCATCGGCGGCGTGCGTGTGGTGGTTGGCGACGAGGTGCTGGACACTTCGGTGCGCGCCCGCCTGGCGGCTATGCGGACGTCGCTGACGGCCTGA
- a CDS encoding F0F1 ATP synthase subunit B, translating into MNINATLFAQTVVFLILAWFTMKFVWPPLIKAIDERAKKIADGLAAADKGKAELEAANKRSTQALADARDEGAKRIADAEKRALAVAEEIKAQAQAEAARIIANAKAEAENQAVKVRESLREDVAGLAVKGAEQILKREIDAKAHADLLNQLKAEL; encoded by the coding sequence GTGAACATAAACGCAACTCTGTTCGCGCAAACCGTCGTGTTTCTGATCCTGGCATGGTTCACGATGAAATTCGTGTGGCCGCCGCTGATCAAGGCTATCGACGAACGCGCGAAGAAAATCGCAGACGGTCTGGCCGCCGCCGACAAGGGCAAGGCTGAACTCGAAGCCGCCAACAAGCGCTCCACGCAAGCCCTCGCGGACGCCCGCGACGAAGGCGCGAAGCGTATCGCCGACGCCGAGAAGCGTGCACTGGCCGTGGCCGAAGAGATCAAGGCGCAGGCGCAAGCCGAAGCGGCTCGTATCATCGCCAATGCCAAGGCGGAAGCCGAGAATCAGGCCGTCAAGGTCCGTGAATCGCTGCGCGAAGACGTGGCTGGTCTGGCAGTGAAGGGCGCCGAGCAGATCCTGAAGCGTGAAATCGACGCCAAGGCCCACGCCGACCTGCTGAACCAACTCAAGGCAGAGCTCTGA
- the atpE gene encoding F0F1 ATP synthase subunit C: protein MQAFIANIQGLTAIAIGIIIGLGAIGACLGIALMGGKYIEACARQPELMNPLQTKMFLLAGLIDAAFLIGVGVAMLFAFANPLLSRLA from the coding sequence ATGCAAGCTTTCATCGCCAACATCCAGGGTCTGACCGCCATTGCTATCGGCATCATCATCGGTCTGGGTGCTATCGGCGCCTGTCTGGGTATCGCGCTGATGGGCGGTAAGTACATCGAAGCGTGCGCCCGTCAGCCCGAGCTGATGAACCCGCTGCAAACGAAGATGTTCCTGCTGGCCGGCCTGATCGACGCTGCATTCCTGATCGGTGTGGGCGTTGCCATGCTGTTCGCTTTCGCGAACCCGCTGCTGTCGCGCCTCGCCTAA
- the atpB gene encoding F0F1 ATP synthase subunit A, whose amino-acid sequence MSVEAGHAPNPSEYISHHLQNLASSTQTSIVDFSIINWDTMFWSVTMGVLGCFVLWMAARKATSGVPGRFQAAVEMLVEMVEDQSKSIVHGNRAFIAPLALTVFVWVTLMNSLDLLPVDLPSKVIGWVGLGSIITHHRIVPTADLNGTLGISVGVLILMLFYSFKIKGAGGFMHELFTAPFGNHFLLWIPNLLLNIIEFCAKTVSLGMRLFGNMYAGELVFLLIALLGGIWSFGADASVLGFVGHVIAGTAWAIFHILIVLLQAFIMMMLTLVYIGQAHDHH is encoded by the coding sequence ATGTCAGTAGAAGCCGGCCACGCTCCGAACCCGTCGGAGTACATTTCGCACCACCTGCAAAACCTCGCGAGCTCGACGCAGACCAGCATCGTCGATTTCTCGATCATCAACTGGGACACGATGTTCTGGTCGGTCACGATGGGCGTTCTGGGCTGCTTCGTGTTGTGGATGGCAGCGCGCAAGGCCACCTCTGGCGTACCGGGCCGTTTCCAGGCGGCGGTCGAAATGCTCGTGGAAATGGTCGAAGACCAGTCGAAGAGCATCGTGCACGGCAATCGTGCCTTCATCGCTCCGCTCGCGCTGACCGTGTTCGTCTGGGTCACGCTCATGAACTCGCTGGATTTGCTGCCCGTCGATCTGCCGTCGAAGGTGATCGGTTGGGTCGGTCTGGGGTCCATCATCACGCATCACCGCATCGTGCCGACGGCCGACCTCAACGGCACGCTCGGCATCTCCGTCGGCGTGCTCATCCTCATGCTGTTCTACAGCTTCAAGATCAAGGGCGCCGGTGGCTTCATGCATGAGCTGTTCACCGCACCGTTCGGTAACCACTTCCTCCTGTGGATCCCGAACCTGCTGCTCAACATCATCGAATTCTGTGCCAAGACCGTGTCGCTCGGTATGCGACTGTTCGGCAATATGTACGCCGGCGAACTGGTGTTCCTGCTGATCGCTCTGTTGGGCGGTATCTGGAGCTTTGGCGCAGATGCGTCGGTGCTGGGTTTTGTCGGTCACGTCATTGCCGGCACCGCATGGGCGATTTTCCACATCCTGATCGTGCTGCTCCAGGCGTTCATCATGATGATGCTGACGCTGGTGTATATCGGCCAGGCACACGACCATCACTGA
- a CDS encoding ATP synthase subunit I: MTETSRSNLEPEPQAPARAASEAWDDEQEQEKPIVPLTRAQAERLFGPDVGRASSVTPFRVVGAQVLLSLVATLAWWLLSASPRDAALSAWLGGMVGWIPGALFALRLRISGDRVSVGSLVTGEAIKVATTIALLVAVAFGFPGVHWVALLVTFVLTLKVYWLAMALK; this comes from the coding sequence ATGACCGAGACATCACGGTCGAACTTGGAACCCGAACCGCAAGCGCCGGCACGTGCAGCATCAGAAGCTTGGGACGACGAGCAGGAGCAGGAAAAACCTATCGTTCCGCTCACGCGTGCGCAGGCTGAGCGCCTGTTCGGTCCCGATGTGGGGCGCGCGTCAAGTGTGACTCCATTCCGGGTGGTGGGGGCCCAGGTGCTGTTGTCGCTGGTTGCGACACTGGCCTGGTGGCTACTGTCGGCATCGCCGCGAGACGCGGCGCTGTCCGCATGGCTGGGTGGGATGGTGGGTTGGATTCCGGGCGCGCTGTTTGCGCTCCGGCTAAGAATTTCAGGTGATCGTGTCTCCGTCGGTTCGTTGGTGACGGGAGAGGCGATCAAGGTGGCAACGACGATTGCGTTATTGGTGGCGGTAGCGTTCGGATTTCCCGGGGTTCACTGGGTCGCGCTTCTGGTCACTTTCGTGCTCACGCTCAAAGTCTATTGGCTTGCGATGGCACTGAAGTAG
- a CDS encoding SLC13 family permease — MRAIWERVRDDRVLLILLAAFVILQIAKPASVGELFARIDRHTILTLAGLLMLTRAIDQSGFLDWLAQRLLRAFRTERRLALLMVTFAAALSTLLTNDVALFAVVPLAQSLARIAPVRIERLIIFLALAVNAGSSLTPLGNPQNLFLWQHSGMGFGAYVVMMTPVTLALMAMLLVVCAFAFDSRALHFQRQGPRHDVRWPLLWIALALFAVFVTLADHGFAAWAFAGVAVVLLAVRRNAVLGIDWLLLAIFVLMFVVLRGVAGLTEVRAVLGHFDFSNGPMAYGGAAVLSQFISNVPAAILLAEYSQNWPALALGVAVGGFGLAVGSLANLIALRMAKSDRIWWHFHYLSVPFYLVALLVGYVALKWV; from the coding sequence TTGCGCGCGATTTGGGAGCGGGTGCGCGACGATCGCGTGTTGCTCATCCTGCTCGCGGCATTCGTCATTCTGCAAATCGCGAAACCCGCAAGCGTGGGCGAACTGTTCGCGCGTATCGATCGTCACACGATACTGACGCTTGCCGGATTGCTGATGCTCACACGCGCCATCGATCAGAGCGGGTTTCTCGACTGGCTCGCGCAACGATTGCTGCGCGCATTTCGCACCGAACGTCGCCTCGCCTTGCTGATGGTGACGTTTGCCGCGGCGCTCTCCACGCTGCTGACCAACGACGTTGCGCTCTTTGCCGTCGTGCCGCTTGCGCAGTCGCTTGCGCGTATCGCGCCGGTACGCATCGAACGCCTCATCATTTTCCTCGCGCTGGCCGTCAATGCCGGTTCGAGCCTCACTCCGCTCGGCAATCCGCAGAACCTTTTTCTCTGGCAACACAGCGGCATGGGTTTCGGCGCGTACGTCGTCATGATGACACCGGTCACGCTCGCACTCATGGCGATGCTGCTCGTGGTGTGTGCGTTCGCGTTCGATTCGCGGGCGCTGCATTTTCAGCGGCAGGGCCCCAGGCATGACGTGCGCTGGCCGCTGCTGTGGATCGCGCTGGCGCTGTTCGCCGTTTTCGTGACGCTCGCGGATCACGGTTTTGCCGCATGGGCGTTTGCGGGCGTCGCCGTCGTATTGCTCGCCGTTCGGCGCAATGCGGTACTCGGCATCGACTGGCTGCTGCTGGCGATTTTCGTGCTGATGTTCGTGGTGTTGCGCGGCGTGGCCGGTCTGACGGAAGTTCGGGCGGTGCTCGGGCACTTCGATTTCTCGAACGGGCCAATGGCCTACGGCGGGGCGGCGGTGTTGTCACAATTCATCAGTAACGTGCCGGCAGCGATTCTGCTCGCCGAGTATTCGCAGAACTGGCCGGCGCTCGCCCTTGGGGTGGCGGTGGGCGGGTTCGGACTCGCAGTGGGATCGCTGGCGAATCTGATTGCATTGCGCATGGCGAAATCGGACAGGATCTGGTGGCACTTTCACTACCTTTCCGTTCCGTTTTATCTGGTGGCATTGCTAGTCGGGTACGTTGCACTGAAATGGGTCTGA
- a CDS encoding ParB/RepB/Spo0J family partition protein, which yields MATKTNALKKKGLGRGLEALLGAHADNHNGAAEASAQGMPSVMPLERLQAGKYQPRTRMDEGALQELAASIRAQGLMQPILVRRVDGEKYEIIAGERRFRAARIAGLAEVPVLVRDVPDEAAAAMALIENIQREDLNPLEEAQGIQRLLGEFNYTHEQAAESLGRSRSAVSNLLRLLNLAQPVQTMLLAGDLDMGHARALLSVDAATQITLANQVVNKRLSVRDTERIVNASLKPQGDGIRRRPAEEGGRDVTRLEEELSDLLASNVKIKVGRKGAGQLTIEFGSLDALDGILARIRAE from the coding sequence ATGGCGACCAAGACCAACGCACTGAAAAAAAAGGGCCTGGGCCGCGGCCTCGAAGCGCTGCTGGGCGCTCACGCCGATAACCACAACGGCGCGGCAGAGGCGAGCGCGCAAGGCATGCCTTCGGTGATGCCGCTCGAACGCCTTCAGGCCGGCAAGTATCAACCGCGCACGCGCATGGACGAAGGCGCGTTGCAGGAACTCGCCGCGAGCATTCGCGCGCAAGGTCTGATGCAGCCGATTCTGGTGCGTCGTGTCGATGGTGAGAAGTACGAAATCATTGCGGGCGAACGACGCTTTCGCGCCGCACGTATTGCGGGGCTCGCGGAAGTGCCGGTGCTCGTGCGCGACGTGCCCGACGAAGCCGCCGCCGCCATGGCGCTCATCGAGAACATTCAGCGCGAAGATCTGAATCCGCTCGAAGAGGCGCAGGGCATTCAGCGTCTGCTCGGCGAATTCAACTACACGCATGAACAGGCCGCGGAGTCGCTCGGCCGCTCGCGCAGCGCCGTGTCGAACCTGCTGCGTCTGCTCAATCTCGCGCAGCCGGTGCAGACCATGTTGCTCGCGGGCGATCTCGATATGGGACACGCGCGCGCATTGCTCTCCGTGGACGCCGCAACGCAAATCACGCTCGCGAATCAGGTCGTGAACAAGCGCCTGTCGGTGCGCGATACCGAACGGATCGTGAATGCGTCGCTCAAGCCGCAAGGCGACGGCATTCGCCGTCGCCCGGCGGAAGAGGGCGGTCGCGACGTCACGCGTCTCGAAGAGGAACTGTCGGATCTGCTGGCGTCGAACGTGAAGATCAAGGTCGGCCGCAAGGGCGCCGGACAACTGACGATCGAATTCGGCAGTCTCGACGCACTCGACGGTATTCTCGCGCGCATTCGCGCCGAGTGA
- a CDS encoding ParA family protein, with protein MAKIFCVANQKGGVGKTTTTVNLAAGLASHGQRVLLVDLDPQGNATMGSGIDKAALETSVYEVLVDGIDVSTSAQRSESGNYDVLPANRELAGADVELVSLDNRDTRLKQALEKVDGDYDFVLIDCPPTLSLLTLNGLCAAHGVIIPMQCEYFALEGLSDLVNTIKQVHANLNRDLKVIGLLRVMFDPRITLQQQVSEQLKSHFGDKVFNAIIPRNVRLAEAPSYGMPGVVFDPASRGAKAYLDFGAEMIARIQTM; from the coding sequence ATGGCGAAAATTTTCTGCGTGGCCAATCAGAAGGGCGGCGTCGGCAAGACGACCACCACGGTGAACCTCGCTGCCGGACTGGCGTCGCACGGGCAGCGTGTCTTGTTGGTCGACCTCGATCCGCAGGGCAACGCGACGATGGGCAGCGGTATCGACAAGGCCGCGCTCGAGACGAGCGTCTACGAGGTACTGGTCGACGGTATCGACGTGAGCACCAGCGCGCAGCGCTCGGAGTCCGGCAATTATGATGTGCTGCCCGCCAATCGCGAACTGGCCGGCGCGGACGTGGAACTCGTCTCGCTGGACAACCGCGACACTCGCCTGAAGCAGGCGCTGGAGAAGGTCGATGGCGACTACGATTTCGTCCTCATCGATTGTCCGCCGACGCTATCGTTGCTGACCCTCAACGGTTTGTGCGCGGCGCATGGCGTCATCATTCCAATGCAGTGCGAATATTTCGCGCTCGAAGGTCTGTCCGATCTCGTCAACACGATCAAGCAGGTGCATGCGAATCTGAATCGCGACCTCAAGGTGATCGGCTTGTTGCGTGTGATGTTCGATCCGCGCATCACGTTGCAGCAGCAAGTGTCGGAACAGCTCAAGTCGCACTTCGGCGACAAGGTTTTCAACGCGATCATCCCGCGCAATGTGCGGCTCGCGGAAGCGCCGAGTTACGGCATGCCGGGCGTCGTCTTCGATCCCGCATCGCGCGGTGCGAAGGCGTATCTGGACTTCGGCGCGGAAATGATCGCGCGCATTCAAACTATGTAA
- a CDS encoding lipocalin family protein — MTRMTRWAGAAMVGLSVMAAVAWAQSGQEALTTRVRPVQKIDKARYVGTWYEIARYPNFFERKCVSDVTADYVARPDGNIDVTNKCRKEDGTWASDTGVARTDGQGTGTARFKVSFAPDWLRWIPWLWANYWVIVLDGDYQYAAVGEPSREYLWILSRSPRMDDDTLNQMRAQLRKQGYDTDKLVLTPQKAGAP, encoded by the coding sequence ATGACCCGAATGACTCGTTGGGCCGGCGCCGCCATGGTCGGACTGTCGGTGATGGCCGCCGTGGCATGGGCGCAGTCCGGTCAGGAAGCCCTGACCACACGCGTGCGTCCCGTGCAAAAGATCGACAAGGCGCGCTATGTTGGTACCTGGTACGAAATAGCACGCTATCCGAATTTCTTCGAGCGAAAATGTGTGTCGGACGTGACCGCCGACTACGTGGCGCGCCCGGACGGCAACATCGACGTCACGAACAAATGCCGCAAGGAAGACGGTACTTGGGCGAGCGACACCGGCGTGGCGCGTACCGACGGCCAGGGCACAGGTACTGCCCGCTTCAAAGTGAGCTTCGCCCCGGACTGGTTACGCTGGATTCCCTGGCTTTGGGCGAACTACTGGGTTATCGTGCTCGACGGTGACTATCAGTATGCCGCTGTGGGAGAGCCGAGCCGCGAGTATCTCTGGATCCTGTCGCGCTCGCCCCGAATGGACGACGACACGCTGAACCAAATGCGGGCTCAGTTGCGCAAGCAAGGCTACGACACCGACAAACTGGTGTTGACACCGCAAAAGGCGGGCGCGCCCTAA
- the rsmG gene encoding 16S rRNA (guanine(527)-N(7))-methyltransferase RsmG, whose translation MTAPRTAAPGGNELATLLADGIRQLGLSIDAGQQARLLDYQMLLAKWNASLQMTSIRDPRQMVIKHLLDSLSILPRLDREPISRVLDVGSGGGLPGVVLAIVRPDWQVTVNDIVHKKTAFLTQARATFKLTNLTVVTGRVESLVVGKEVPAPFDAIVSRAFAELSDFVTLARNLLAADGSFWAMKGVAADSELSLPHGCELVERLALNVPFLDAERHLLRVKVTG comes from the coding sequence ATGACAGCTCCGCGCACTGCCGCACCGGGCGGTAACGAACTCGCCACATTGTTGGCCGATGGCATCCGGCAACTCGGCTTGTCGATCGATGCCGGGCAACAGGCCCGGCTGCTCGACTATCAGATGCTGCTGGCGAAGTGGAATGCATCGCTGCAAATGACCTCCATCCGCGACCCGCGGCAAATGGTCATCAAGCATCTCCTGGATTCGCTCTCGATTCTGCCGCGTCTCGATCGCGAGCCGATTTCGCGTGTGCTCGACGTCGGTTCGGGCGGCGGGTTGCCGGGGGTCGTGCTGGCTATCGTGCGTCCCGACTGGCAGGTGACGGTAAACGACATCGTTCACAAAAAGACCGCCTTTCTGACGCAGGCTCGCGCCACGTTCAAACTGACCAATCTGACGGTCGTGACCGGTCGCGTCGAGTCCCTCGTCGTCGGCAAGGAAGTGCCTGCGCCGTTCGACGCCATCGTCTCGCGCGCTTTCGCCGAATTGTCCGATTTCGTTACGCTTGCCCGCAATTTGTTGGCCGCGGACGGCAGCTTCTGGGCGATGAAAGGTGTCGCCGCCGACAGCGAACTGTCGTTGCCGCATGGCTGCGAACTGGTCGAGCGTCTGGCGCTGAATGTGCCATTTCTCGACGCCGAGCGTCATTTGCTCCGCGTAAAGGTAACGGGATGA
- the mnmG gene encoding tRNA uridine-5-carboxymethylaminomethyl(34) synthesis enzyme MnmG gives MLYPTEFDVIVVGGGHAGTEAALASARMGCKTLLLTHNIETLGQMSCNPSIGGIGKGHLVKEVDALGGAMAAATDEGGIQFRILNSSKGPAVRATRAQADRLLYKQAIRHRLENQPNLWLFQQAVEDLIVEGDRVVGAITQVGLRFRARAVVLTAGTFLDGKIHVGLNNYVGGRAGDPAAISLSARLKELKLPQGRLKTGTPPRIDGRSIDFSVLEAQPGDLDPVPVFSFLGRPEQHPRQVPCWVTHTNERTHDIIRGGLDRSPMYTGVIEGVGPRYCPSIEDKIHRFADKTSHQIYLEPEGLTTNEFYPNGISTSLPFDVQLDLVRSMKGMENAYILRPGYAIEYDYFDPRGLRSSLETRVITGLFFAGQINGTTGYEEAAAQGLLAGINAALQVQGRDAWCPRRDQAYLGVLVDDLITRGVSEPYRMFTSRAEYRLSLREDNADMRLTEIGRELGVVDDVRWDAFCRKRDAVSRETERLKSTWVNPKTFPAEDSVPLLGKAIDHEYSLADLLRRPEVAYDALMAVQGGRLAPDAPLSDDALQAGQIREQIEIAVKYQGYIDRQADEIVRKEANENTVLPANIDYNDVRGLSIEVRQKLNAQRPETLGQASRISGVTPAAISLLMIHLKKGLGRRRASGDASADATVATEGDASGQHAA, from the coding sequence ATGCTTTATCCGACCGAGTTCGATGTGATCGTGGTGGGTGGCGGCCATGCCGGCACCGAGGCTGCGCTCGCCTCGGCCCGCATGGGCTGTAAGACACTTCTGCTCACCCATAATATCGAGACGCTCGGCCAAATGAGCTGCAACCCCTCCATTGGGGGGATCGGCAAAGGCCACCTCGTGAAGGAGGTTGATGCGCTCGGCGGTGCCATGGCAGCCGCGACCGACGAGGGCGGCATCCAGTTTCGTATTCTCAATTCGTCCAAAGGCCCGGCCGTTCGTGCCACGCGCGCGCAGGCCGACCGTCTTCTCTATAAGCAGGCGATTCGCCATCGCCTCGAGAATCAGCCGAATTTATGGCTGTTCCAGCAAGCCGTCGAAGATCTTATTGTCGAAGGGGACCGCGTCGTAGGCGCGATCACACAAGTCGGTTTGCGCTTCCGTGCCCGTGCCGTCGTGCTTACGGCCGGGACGTTCCTCGATGGCAAGATCCACGTCGGACTGAACAACTACGTGGGCGGTCGTGCGGGCGATCCGGCAGCCATCAGCCTGTCCGCACGGCTCAAAGAATTGAAACTGCCGCAAGGCCGGTTAAAAACCGGTACGCCGCCGCGCATCGACGGCCGTTCCATCGATTTCTCCGTGTTGGAAGCTCAGCCCGGCGATCTCGATCCCGTCCCGGTCTTCTCGTTCCTTGGCCGTCCGGAACAACATCCGCGTCAGGTGCCGTGCTGGGTGACTCACACCAACGAGCGCACGCATGACATCATCCGCGGTGGCCTTGACCGCTCGCCCATGTACACGGGCGTGATCGAAGGCGTGGGGCCGCGCTACTGTCCGTCCATCGAGGACAAGATCCACCGCTTCGCGGATAAGACATCGCACCAGATTTACCTCGAACCCGAGGGTCTGACGACCAACGAGTTCTATCCCAACGGCATCTCCACCAGCCTGCCCTTCGACGTTCAGCTGGATCTGGTCCGCTCCATGAAGGGCATGGAGAACGCCTATATTTTGCGTCCCGGCTACGCCATCGAGTACGACTACTTCGACCCACGTGGTCTGCGTAGCTCGCTGGAAACCCGCGTCATCACCGGCTTGTTTTTCGCCGGACAGATCAACGGGACGACCGGTTACGAAGAAGCTGCCGCCCAAGGCCTGCTTGCCGGTATCAATGCCGCGTTGCAAGTGCAGGGCCGCGATGCCTGGTGTCCGCGTCGCGATCAAGCCTATCTCGGCGTGCTCGTCGACGATCTGATTACGCGCGGTGTTTCCGAGCCGTACCGCATGTTCACCAGCCGCGCGGAATATCGCCTGTCGCTGCGCGAAGACAACGCCGATATGCGTCTCACGGAAATCGGCCGCGAACTTGGCGTGGTCGACGACGTTCGCTGGGATGCGTTCTGCCGGAAGCGCGATGCTGTTTCACGTGAAACAGAACGTCTCAAATCGACCTGGGTGAACCCGAAGACTTTCCCGGCCGAAGACTCTGTACCGCTGCTGGGAAAGGCTATCGATCACGAATACTCATTGGCGGATCTGCTGCGTCGCCCGGAAGTCGCCTACGACGCACTCATGGCAGTGCAGGGCGGTCGTCTGGCGCCGGACGCGCCATTGTCCGACGATGCGCTGCAAGCCGGCCAGATTCGCGAACAGATCGAGATTGCCGTGAAGTACCAGGGCTACATCGATCGTCAGGCCGATGAAATCGTGCGCAAGGAAGCGAACGAGAACACCGTGCTGCCTGCGAACATCGACTATAACGATGTGCGCGGATTGTCGATCGAGGTACGTCAGAAGCTGAACGCGCAGCGTCCCGAGACGTTGGGCCAGGCCTCGCGGATCTCCGGGGTGACACCGGCGGCGATCTCGTTGCTGATGATCCACCTCAAGAAAGGGCTCGGACGCCGTCGTGCGTCGGGGGATGCATCTGCCGACGCCACGGTTGCCACCGAGGGCGACGCCAGCGGCCAGCACGCTGCCTGA